The Neisseria yangbaofengii genome contains a region encoding:
- the rlmD gene encoding 23S rRNA (uracil(1939)-C(5))-methyltransferase RlmD: MAKGEYVKNVADVFSLDYEGRGVARSDGKTVFIKGAMPSETVGYRVTGSKKQFDEAEVESVLKPSGERVKPKCRYFDTCGSCVLQHIEPNAQVAFKQRILEEQLARIGKVLPEQILPPIYAAPWHYRDRARLSVAIDASGKAKFGFQAKRSHDVVDIASCEVLPQHISVQIPSVTMLLQTLVDSGAGIKFVEFYRSKKLTVLNLCFYQRPSEKTECQLRKWFDASLKEKNETWQLWIQYGKESAQAFYPIHHVDLSYDLPEYDLTMPYRPGDFTQINADLNALMISRAIRLLDIRSGERIADLFCGLGNFSLPMAKCGASVVGIEGADYLVDRAQQNAMANGCADQVEFQVADLFDTDEATVASWGQFDKMLLDPPRRGAYAVVKSLHLPYLPKRIVYVSCNPATLARDAAVLIEKGYVFKSAGVMNMFPQTAHVESIGVFEW; this comes from the coding sequence ATGGCCAAAGGTGAGTATGTGAAGAATGTGGCGGACGTTTTTTCTTTGGATTATGAAGGGCGCGGGGTAGCGCGATCGGACGGAAAAACGGTTTTTATCAAAGGTGCCATGCCGTCTGAAACCGTTGGCTACCGTGTGACCGGATCTAAAAAACAATTTGATGAAGCGGAAGTAGAATCTGTCTTAAAGCCATCAGGTGAACGGGTTAAGCCAAAGTGTCGCTATTTCGATACATGTGGCAGTTGCGTACTGCAGCATATCGAGCCGAATGCGCAGGTGGCATTTAAGCAGCGAATTTTAGAAGAACAATTGGCGCGTATCGGCAAAGTGCTTCCGGAGCAAATCCTGCCGCCGATTTATGCGGCGCCGTGGCATTACCGTGATAGAGCCAGATTGAGTGTCGCTATTGATGCTTCAGGTAAAGCCAAATTCGGTTTTCAGGCAAAGCGCAGTCATGATGTGGTGGATATTGCGTCTTGTGAAGTGTTGCCGCAACACATTTCGGTGCAGATTCCTTCGGTAACAATGTTGCTGCAAACATTAGTGGATTCGGGAGCAGGAATCAAATTTGTCGAGTTTTACCGCAGTAAAAAATTAACCGTATTGAATCTGTGTTTTTATCAAAGGCCGTCTGAAAAAACAGAGTGCCAATTGAGAAAATGGTTTGATGCATCTTTAAAAGAAAAAAACGAAACTTGGCAGCTGTGGATACAATACGGCAAAGAATCGGCACAGGCTTTTTATCCAATACATCATGTTGATTTATCTTATGATTTGCCTGAGTATGATTTGACTATGCCTTATCGGCCGGGTGACTTTACTCAAATTAATGCCGACTTAAATGCACTGATGATTAGTCGGGCCATCCGGCTGCTGGATATCCGTTCAGGCGAAAGAATTGCCGATTTGTTCTGCGGGTTGGGCAACTTCAGTTTGCCTATGGCAAAATGTGGCGCAAGTGTAGTCGGTATTGAAGGCGCAGATTATTTGGTCGATCGTGCGCAGCAAAATGCCATGGCAAACGGCTGTGCAGATCAGGTTGAATTTCAAGTGGCTGATTTATTTGATACAGATGAAGCAACGGTAGCATCGTGGGGACAATTCGATAAAATGTTGCTCGATCCGCCGCGAAGAGGTGCTTATGCTGTCGTCAAATCGCTACATTTACCTTATTTACCCAAACGCATTGTTTATGTGTCGTGCAATCCTGCCACACTCGCGCGTGATGCTGCTGTTTTAATTGAGAAAGGCTATGTTTTCAAGTCTGCCGGTGTGATGAACATGTTTCCTCAAACCGCCCATGTCGAATCCATCGGCGTGTTTGAGTGGTAG
- the argC gene encoding N-acetyl-gamma-glutamyl-phosphate reductase, giving the protein MNAKIKVGIVGATGYTGVELLRLLTTHPNVEITAVTSRSEAGTAIADYFSSLRGIYDLIFQTPDEANLNQCDVVFFATPNGIAMKEAPELLAKGARIVDLSADFRIQDIPTWEQWYGMAHACPDIVPQAVYGLCEMNRDAIAKAQIVANPGCYPTCVSLPLLPLLQQGHLKANMPLIADCKSGVSGAGRKSNVGSLLCEAGDNFKAYGIGGHRHLPEIKQTISSLQADVAEGFVFVPHLTPMIRGMHATVYLHLANNINPYDILNEFYQDSPFVDVMKPGSTPETRSVRGANICRISVQQAPQSQLWVVLSVIDNLVKGAAGQAVQNMNIMFGFDERLGLQAAPLLP; this is encoded by the coding sequence ATGAACGCTAAAATCAAAGTCGGTATCGTCGGCGCAACAGGTTATACCGGCGTTGAATTATTACGCCTGCTGACCACACACCCCAATGTTGAAATAACCGCCGTCACCAGCCGTAGTGAGGCCGGCACGGCAATTGCCGATTACTTCTCCAGCTTACGTGGCATTTATGATTTGATTTTCCAAACACCGGACGAAGCCAACCTTAATCAATGCGATGTGGTCTTTTTTGCCACTCCCAACGGCATAGCCATGAAAGAGGCACCGGAATTATTGGCCAAAGGCGCGCGTATTGTCGATTTATCTGCCGACTTCCGCATTCAGGACATTCCGACATGGGAGCAATGGTACGGCATGGCGCACGCTTGTCCCGATATTGTGCCGCAAGCCGTTTACGGCTTATGCGAAATGAACCGCGACGCTATTGCTAAGGCACAAATCGTGGCTAATCCTGGCTGCTACCCTACCTGCGTATCTCTACCCCTGCTGCCATTATTGCAACAAGGCCATCTGAAAGCCAATATGCCGTTGATTGCCGACTGTAAATCCGGCGTTTCAGGTGCAGGCCGCAAAAGTAATGTTGGTTCATTATTGTGTGAAGCAGGCGACAATTTTAAAGCCTACGGCATCGGCGGCCACCGCCACCTACCGGAAATCAAGCAAACCATCAGCAGCTTGCAAGCTGATGTAGCAGAGGGTTTTGTGTTTGTTCCGCACTTAACCCCGATGATTCGCGGCATGCATGCCACCGTTTACCTGCACTTGGCAAACAACATCAATCCATACGACATCTTGAACGAATTTTATCAAGACAGCCCTTTTGTGGATGTGATGAAACCGGGCAGCACACCAGAAACCCGCAGCGTACGCGGTGCCAACATCTGTCGCATCAGCGTACAGCAAGCGCCGCAGAGCCAACTTTGGGTAGTGTTGTCGGTCATTGATAACTTGGTTAAAGGAGCTGCCGGACAAGCTGTTCAAAATATGAACATTATGTTTGGTTTTGACGAGCGCTTAGGCCTGCAAGCTGCGCCATTATTACCTTAA
- a CDS encoding GTP-binding protein codes for MKENKIIFTGPVGVGKTTAISALSDEPPIQTDASASDMTLVRKGYTTVAMDYGVIHLDEETKVHLYGTPGQERFNFMWEILSQGSMGLVLLLDNTRTNPLKDLQFFLEAFRELLKTAPLVVGVTKMDIRSLPGVDVYQKYLAQNNFNVPVFEIDARREDDVKQLVTAMLFSIDPGLEV; via the coding sequence ATGAAAGAAAATAAAATTATCTTTACCGGTCCGGTAGGCGTAGGTAAAACAACAGCTATTTCAGCATTATCCGATGAGCCGCCAATTCAAACGGATGCTTCCGCTTCCGATATGACTTTGGTCCGCAAAGGCTACACCACCGTTGCTATGGATTATGGTGTGATTCATTTGGATGAAGAAACCAAAGTGCATTTATATGGCACACCGGGTCAAGAACGCTTTAATTTCATGTGGGAAATTCTTAGTCAAGGCAGTATGGGTTTGGTGTTGCTGCTGGATAATACCCGTACTAATCCATTGAAAGATTTGCAATTCTTTTTGGAAGCTTTCCGTGAGTTGCTGAAAACCGCTCCTTTGGTAGTTGGTGTGACCAAAATGGATATCCGTTCTTTGCCGGGTGTGGATGTATATCAAAAATACTTGGCTCAAAATAATTTTAATGTACCGGTTTTTGAGATTGATGCCCGTCGTGAAGACGATGTGAAGCAGTTGGTGACTGCGATGTTATTCTCAATTGATCCGGGTTTAGAGGTATAA
- a CDS encoding L,D-transpeptidase has translation MKKISLSLFALTLTTTAFANTPLPDVAPATEGQHVFINIPQQRLFLYTDGKLTKAYPVAVGKAMTQTNLGEHKIGVKAFNPTWHIPKSIQKERGDNVKTIPPGPKNPLGPVFVRLGDPKLGLGIHGTNAPSSVPGVRSHGCVRMKSPDALEFAKTISTGSPAHVIYQMAALNEDANKNLWLAAYRDPYNKENLDTAALKKSIAAWAKAHGKNTNTKRVEAILKNRTGQANCLTCAKGVKLKGPLKSLAWTTGSSAYSKPKAMPKPAPVKNDVLPSGSEIEIDAGDDTVKPITAPTPATPQPAQSVTPSNAAASAENTPPPASSYAPAPAYPTQEIPAETEPTELLF, from the coding sequence ATGAAAAAAATCAGCTTAAGTTTATTTGCACTGACACTGACCACCACCGCATTTGCCAACACGCCACTGCCTGATGTCGCACCGGCAACCGAAGGCCAACACGTTTTCATCAATATCCCGCAACAGCGCCTGTTTTTATACACCGACGGCAAGCTGACCAAAGCCTACCCTGTTGCAGTCGGGAAAGCCATGACCCAAACCAACTTAGGCGAACACAAAATCGGTGTTAAAGCCTTTAATCCTACATGGCACATTCCAAAATCGATTCAAAAAGAGCGTGGCGACAATGTGAAAACCATTCCGCCGGGACCGAAAAACCCTTTAGGGCCGGTATTCGTTCGTCTTGGTGACCCGAAATTGGGCTTGGGTATCCACGGCACCAATGCACCATCTAGTGTACCGGGCGTGCGCAGCCACGGCTGTGTGCGCATGAAATCGCCTGATGCCCTGGAATTTGCCAAAACTATTTCCACCGGCTCACCGGCTCACGTGATTTACCAAATGGCGGCTTTAAATGAAGATGCTAATAAAAATTTATGGCTTGCCGCTTACCGCGACCCATACAATAAAGAGAATCTCGATACTGCAGCATTGAAAAAGAGCATTGCTGCATGGGCAAAAGCACACGGCAAAAACACCAACACTAAGCGCGTTGAAGCGATTTTGAAAAACCGCACCGGCCAAGCTAACTGCTTAACTTGTGCCAAAGGCGTGAAGCTCAAAGGCCCATTGAAGTCTCTGGCTTGGACCACCGGCTCATCTGCTTACAGCAAACCGAAAGCTATGCCAAAACCGGCTCCAGTTAAAAACGATGTATTGCCTTCAGGTTCCGAAATCGAAATCGATGCCGGTGATGATACTGTGAAACCAATCACTGCCCCAACGCCGGCTACACCGCAACCTGCTCAATCGGTTACGCCAAGCAATGCAGCGGCTTCTGCAGAAAATACGCCTCCCCCGGCCTCAAGCTATGCCCCTGCTCCTGCTTATCCGACGCAGGAAATTCCGGCCGAGACTGAGCCGACCGAATTGCTGTTTTAA
- a CDS encoding 23S rRNA methyltransferase, protein MFLNYSLLIILLALLLLVLLFVRYKQGGETAKKPSKAAKASRQNNHQNQADEASDGADWMDKVNQSVSNADNQDWEWDTEGGSGTSTASVSAQEVDPLTEYQVYKQFGYESKAAESLASYLNGLPDGAPEKLVHELVGLNLRVGNIDKLAETLENHGSALPEDSLAEYVKLGLMAESTHLRLRVLAESKLGWNMQEVARQIGENNGIEENIVTNPVLTIDSANPQAANGFSKRAPIVLGKKEFSDITPEEMSAVIGFVKPEQSAKILKDKVNYETAVEQYNRAIHHSAKPASLIIDALKLDYQNEEVGQFAKHLWKLYYSLGQYGRQVKERMLGWGYSLGYHELFDDLERSPSEQQVREIGLSRGYLQPTALQMKSKYRDLVQKDSSIISANNSPADEALKEVESLLMYGQLDQAIGTLEQAVLQYPKESQLYVMLFDLYERAEDWARLEQFLRLLRERVVNLPEEVVLAMSRLLQRVNQHSKK, encoded by the coding sequence GTGTTCTTGAATTATTCGCTTTTAATCATCTTGCTGGCGCTTTTGTTGCTGGTCTTGTTGTTCGTACGCTATAAGCAAGGCGGTGAGACGGCAAAAAAACCGAGCAAAGCAGCTAAAGCATCCAGACAAAATAATCATCAAAATCAGGCTGATGAGGCTTCTGATGGTGCAGATTGGATGGATAAAGTCAATCAGTCTGTTTCCAATGCCGACAACCAAGATTGGGAATGGGACACAGAAGGTGGCAGCGGCACATCTACAGCTTCCGTATCCGCTCAGGAAGTCGACCCATTAACCGAATATCAAGTCTATAAGCAATTCGGCTACGAAAGCAAAGCAGCCGAATCCCTCGCCAGCTATCTCAATGGCCTGCCTGATGGCGCGCCTGAAAAATTAGTTCATGAATTGGTCGGCTTAAATCTGCGTGTCGGTAACATCGATAAATTAGCCGAAACCTTAGAAAATCATGGTTCCGCTTTGCCGGAAGACAGCTTGGCTGAATATGTGAAGCTGGGTCTGATGGCCGAGTCTACTCATTTGCGCCTGCGCGTATTGGCAGAGAGCAAATTAGGCTGGAATATGCAGGAGGTTGCCCGTCAAATCGGTGAAAATAATGGCATTGAGGAAAATATTGTCACTAACCCTGTTCTTACCATCGATTCTGCCAATCCACAAGCAGCTAATGGGTTCTCTAAACGCGCTCCAATTGTTTTGGGTAAAAAAGAATTCAGCGATATCACGCCTGAAGAGATGAGTGCGGTAATCGGTTTTGTGAAGCCGGAGCAAAGTGCCAAGATTCTGAAAGATAAAGTGAATTATGAGACAGCGGTAGAACAATACAACCGTGCGATTCATCATTCTGCCAAACCGGCAAGCCTCATTATTGATGCCTTGAAGTTGGACTATCAAAACGAAGAAGTCGGTCAATTTGCCAAGCATTTATGGAAATTATATTACTCTTTGGGCCAATATGGCCGCCAAGTTAAAGAACGTATGTTAGGCTGGGGCTACAGCCTAGGTTACCATGAGCTTTTCGATGATTTGGAACGCAGCCCGAGTGAGCAGCAAGTGCGAGAAATCGGCTTGTCACGTGGTTATTTGCAACCAACTGCCTTACAAATGAAATCCAAATACCGCGACTTGGTGCAAAAAGATTCATCCATCATCAGCGCAAATAATTCACCTGCCGACGAGGCATTGAAAGAAGTGGAATCTTTGCTGATGTATGGTCAGCTTGATCAAGCAATTGGTACTTTGGAACAGGCAGTATTGCAATATCCGAAAGAATCTCAGCTGTATGTGATGCTGTTTGACCTTTATGAGCGTGCTGAGGATTGGGCACGTTTGGAACAATTCTTACGTTTATTGCGAGAACGCGTCGTCAACTTGCCGGAGGAGGTGGTTTTGGCCATGAGCCGCTTGTTGCAACGTGTCAACCAACATTCTAAAAAATAA
- a CDS encoding response regulator, whose translation MDNLLPKIKTIRIMLQKVGDQQEAVFRMAFKMHNTTNYEIVTPESADKPDLILVDTDSQQGMEAWKAATAAYPETPVAMFSSSEPTVTTPYLPKPIKFDTLFPILRSLAQGGQIFTVSDGVTSSQEAGQTQADGTRKATIRRFNPQKGLLGALKFASQGHQDIAVLHQGKPVLIVFPNIQRVLLTVNATELEKLCKDDNLAVVCKAVPDNPQWKEKAKVTIMSCLWQMAIWTAQGRLIYPMTPQTVFTLKRWPNLTRLAHVPESMRLSAFLTKTSVNLNILYKVMPLEMPDILNYLAATSVTGFLATDAEYAQAVPANLTERVNVSSDVPDSEMAKDAEKVAGPSEEQPRGLLQRLMRKLLGKR comes from the coding sequence ATGGACAATCTGTTGCCTAAGATTAAAACCATACGGATCATGTTGCAAAAAGTGGGTGATCAGCAAGAGGCCGTATTCCGTATGGCTTTTAAAATGCACAATACGACGAATTACGAAATTGTAACGCCGGAATCAGCCGATAAACCGGATTTGATTTTGGTCGACACTGACTCACAACAAGGGATGGAAGCGTGGAAAGCAGCAACAGCAGCCTATCCTGAAACACCGGTAGCGATGTTTTCTTCATCTGAACCGACCGTTACCACACCTTATCTGCCGAAACCAATCAAATTTGATACCTTATTTCCTATCTTGCGCAGTTTGGCACAAGGCGGACAGATTTTTACCGTTTCAGACGGCGTGACTTCCAGTCAAGAAGCAGGTCAAACTCAAGCTGATGGTACGCGCAAAGCAACCATCCGCCGCTTCAATCCACAAAAAGGGTTGCTGGGCGCGTTGAAATTTGCCAGTCAAGGTCATCAAGATATTGCCGTTTTGCATCAAGGCAAACCGGTATTGATCGTGTTTCCAAACATTCAGCGTGTCTTATTGACCGTTAATGCCACTGAATTAGAAAAACTATGTAAAGATGATAATCTTGCCGTAGTGTGTAAGGCTGTGCCTGATAACCCGCAATGGAAAGAAAAGGCTAAAGTCACGATTATGTCGTGCTTGTGGCAAATGGCGATTTGGACTGCCCAAGGCCGGCTGATTTATCCGATGACACCGCAAACCGTTTTCACGTTGAAACGCTGGCCGAATTTGACCCGTTTGGCTCATGTGCCTGAATCGATGCGCTTATCGGCCTTTCTAACCAAAACATCGGTTAACCTGAATATTCTGTATAAAGTCATGCCTTTAGAAATGCCGGATATTTTGAATTATCTGGCAGCGACGTCCGTAACGGGTTTCTTGGCAACCGATGCCGAATACGCTCAAGCAGTGCCGGCCAATCTGACCGAACGCGTTAATGTCAGCAGCGATGTGCCGGACAGCGAAATGGCTAAAGATGCCGAAAAAGTGGCTGGTCCGTCAGAAGAGCAGCCGCGTGGTTTGTTACAACGCCTGATGCGTAAATTGCTTGGTAAACGATAA
- a CDS encoding alpha/beta fold hydrolase, with the protein MKKLSALLLSAALSMTACSTTNPTTTSTEIVNPNAVYTQYATVPTQYITAENGVRYAYRRMGKPQAVPIIYFNHLASNMDNCDPRIMDALAQDFEIICFDYKGVGSTSGKQAQSIQEMAHDSLAFIKALGYEKIDILSFSMGGFISQEIMELKPDLIRKIILAGTGGRGGQGVSDVVGLTYKEIARGRLHGVDSKYFLFFNSSPSGQVAAQDFLSRLEERKVNRDIPAKWSNLRIQLEAISKWGKEQPADLSKFTMPVLVINGDHDRMVPTVNSYDLAKRFPNAQLHIYENSGHGAIFQYHEDFVKRAKAFFANKNAK; encoded by the coding sequence ATGAAAAAATTATCTGCTTTATTATTGAGTGCTGCTTTGAGCATGACAGCGTGTAGCACAACCAACCCCACAACCACATCAACTGAAATCGTTAATCCCAATGCGGTTTACACCCAATATGCTACCGTTCCCACGCAATACATTACGGCTGAAAATGGCGTTCGCTATGCCTATCGCCGTATGGGCAAACCACAAGCTGTGCCGATTATTTATTTCAATCATTTAGCATCTAATATGGATAACTGCGACCCTAGAATTATGGACGCATTGGCGCAAGATTTTGAAATTATCTGTTTTGATTACAAAGGAGTAGGCAGTACTTCTGGCAAACAAGCGCAATCTATTCAAGAAATGGCACACGATAGCTTGGCGTTTATCAAAGCATTGGGCTATGAAAAAATTGATATTTTGTCGTTTTCTATGGGCGGATTTATTTCACAGGAAATCATGGAGTTGAAACCTGATTTAATTCGCAAAATTATTTTGGCTGGCACAGGTGGACGCGGTGGTCAAGGTGTAAGCGATGTGGTTGGTTTGACTTACAAAGAGATTGCCAGAGGGCGTTTGCATGGTGTTGACTCTAAATATTTCTTATTTTTTAATTCATCGCCAAGCGGTCAAGTCGCCGCCCAAGATTTTTTAAGCCGTTTGGAAGAAAGGAAAGTCAATCGTGATATACCTGCAAAATGGAGCAATTTACGTATACAATTAGAAGCCATTAGCAAATGGGGAAAAGAGCAACCTGCTGATTTGTCTAAATTTACTATGCCTGTATTGGTCATCAATGGCGACCACGACCGCATGGTACCAACGGTTAATTCCTACGATTTGGCAAAACGTTTCCCTAATGCCCAATTGCATATTTATGAAAATTCGGGACACGGGGCGATTTTCCAATATCATGAAGATTTTGTGAAACGTGCCAAAGCATTTTTTGCCAATAAGAACGCAAAATAA
- a CDS encoding roadblock/LC7 domain-containing protein — translation MQQLLISVLSDLNNTSTDIVASAVISPDGLPIATLLPNHLNADRVGAMSATLLALGNRSVQELACGELDQVMVKGKNGYILLSQAGDNAVLALMAKESGKLGLILLDAKRAAKHIAEIL, via the coding sequence ATGCAACAATTATTAATCTCCGTATTAAGCGACTTGAATAATACCTCTACGGATATCGTCGCTTCTGCCGTGATTTCTCCTGATGGCTTGCCGATTGCAACGCTGCTGCCAAACCATTTAAATGCCGACCGTGTAGGTGCCATGTCGGCCACCTTGTTGGCTTTGGGCAACCGTTCCGTACAAGAGTTGGCTTGCGGCGAGCTTGATCAAGTGATGGTAAAAGGTAAAAACGGCTATATTTTATTGAGCCAAGCAGGTGATAATGCCGTATTGGCTTTAATGGCCAAAGAAAGTGGCAAATTGGGCTTAATCCTGCTGGATGCCAAACGCGCTGCCAAACATATTGCGGAAATTTTGTAA
- a CDS encoding peptidase M23, whose translation MESTLSLQSNLYPKITPAGAYYAVSNETPSASRTLLYGLLRADPTETISSQRVLAWADTSDINTALNLLYRLQRLEFLYGDEQMSTDDVNLTDEQLPQLLEQLSNSGKALLADENGLYFANAGFHHEAAEELGLLASEVAKVEDNHRLLIRNNLYINNSAWGICDPSGQSELTFFPLYVGQTKLILVIGGMPDLNKEAFVTMVKVLYHRYGSR comes from the coding sequence ATGGAATCTACACTCTCTTTACAGTCAAATTTGTACCCCAAAATTACACCGGCAGGCGCCTATTATGCCGTTTCTAACGAAACCCCAAGTGCCAGCCGTACATTACTTTACGGTTTATTGCGGGCAGATCCTACTGAAACTATCAGCAGCCAAAGAGTGTTGGCTTGGGCCGATACCAGCGACATCAACACGGCATTGAATCTGCTGTATCGTTTGCAACGCTTGGAATTTTTATACGGCGACGAGCAAATGAGCACAGACGATGTGAACCTGACTGATGAACAACTGCCGCAATTATTGGAGCAATTGTCCAATTCAGGCAAAGCATTATTAGCTGATGAAAACGGGCTTTATTTTGCCAATGCAGGCTTTCATCATGAAGCTGCGGAAGAATTAGGCTTATTGGCGAGCGAAGTGGCGAAAGTTGAAGATAATCACCGCTTATTGATTCGCAACAACCTGTACATTAACAACAGCGCATGGGGTATTTGCGATCCATCAGGCCAAAGCGAACTGACTTTCTTCCCGCTTTACGTCGGACAAACCAAACTGATTTTGGTTATCGGCGGTATGCCTGATTTAAATAAAGAAGCCTTTGTTACCATGGTTAAAGTGTTATATCACCGATACGGCAGTCGCTAA